A single window of Neisseria chenwenguii DNA harbors:
- the minC gene encoding septum site-determining protein MinC, with product MKPAFDVKSARLDVLAVHLHTADLTELEDFLSRRAGQLRELEYMPLVLDVQDFEYPESLNLAAVISLFARYGMQILGLRHESEVWAPYAARFHLVFNRSDKNGETSQAAATVAAAPVPAPVQATVISNPTVLISTPVRTGQQVYAENGDLIVTGNVSQGAELIADGNIHIYAPMRGRALAGAKGNKDARIFIHSMQAELVSVAGIYRNFEQDLPAHLHKKPVQVSLQDNRLVIAAIDAK from the coding sequence ATGAAACCCGCTTTTGACGTAAAGTCAGCCCGTCTGGATGTGCTGGCTGTTCATCTGCATACCGCAGATCTAACCGAATTAGAAGATTTTCTAAGCCGCCGCGCAGGGCAGCTGCGCGAATTGGAATATATGCCGCTGGTGTTGGATGTTCAGGATTTCGAGTATCCCGAATCGCTGAATCTGGCGGCGGTGATTTCGCTGTTTGCCCGCTACGGGATGCAGATTTTGGGGCTGCGTCACGAGAGCGAGGTGTGGGCGCCTTATGCGGCGCGGTTCCATTTGGTGTTCAACCGCAGCGATAAAAACGGCGAAACGTCGCAGGCGGCCGCTACGGTTGCGGCTGCGCCAGTACCCGCGCCGGTTCAGGCGACCGTTATCAGCAATCCGACCGTATTGATCAGTACGCCCGTGCGCACCGGTCAGCAGGTTTATGCGGAAAACGGCGATTTGATCGTTACCGGAAATGTGAGCCAGGGCGCGGAACTTATCGCCGACGGCAATATCCATATTTATGCGCCGATGCGCGGCCGTGCGCTGGCCGGTGCGAAAGGCAATAAAGACGCACGCATCTTTATCCATTCCATGCAGGCGGAGCTTGTGTCCGTCGCGGGGATTTACCGCAATTTCGAGCAGGATCTGCCCGCTCATCTGCATAAAAAACCCGTACAGGTTTCGTTGCAGGATAACCGTTTGGTCATCGCTGCAATCGACGCCAAATAA
- the minD gene encoding septum site-determining protein MinD → MAKIIVVTSGKGGVGKTTTSASIASGLALRGHKTAVIDFDVGLRNLDLIMGCERRVVYDLINVIQGEATLNQALIKDKNCENLYILPASQTRDKDALSRDGVEKVMNELTGEMGFEYVICDSPAGIETGALMALYFADEAIITTNPEVSSVRDSDRILGILQSKSRKAEQGGTVKEHLLITRYSPERVAKGEMLSVQDICDILRIPLIGVIPESQNVLQASNAGEPVIHQQDAVAAEAYKDVIARLLGENREMRFLDAEKKGFFKRLFGG, encoded by the coding sequence GTGGCAAAAATCATCGTAGTGACTTCCGGTAAAGGCGGCGTGGGCAAAACCACGACCAGCGCCAGTATTGCATCAGGTTTGGCCTTGCGCGGTCACAAAACCGCGGTTATCGACTTCGACGTCGGCTTGCGCAACCTCGACCTGATTATGGGTTGCGAACGCCGCGTCGTCTATGACTTGATCAACGTCATTCAGGGCGAAGCCACGCTCAACCAAGCGTTGATTAAAGACAAAAACTGCGAAAACCTCTATATTCTGCCCGCGTCGCAAACCCGCGACAAAGACGCACTTTCCCGTGACGGCGTCGAAAAAGTGATGAACGAGTTGACTGGCGAAATGGGTTTTGAATATGTAATCTGCGATTCGCCCGCAGGTATCGAAACAGGCGCCCTTATGGCACTTTATTTTGCCGACGAAGCCATCATTACCACCAACCCCGAAGTTTCCAGCGTGCGCGACTCCGACCGCATCTTGGGCATTCTGCAAAGCAAATCGCGCAAAGCAGAGCAGGGCGGTACGGTGAAAGAACACCTGCTGATTACCCGCTACTCTCCTGAGCGCGTTGCCAAAGGCGAAATGCTGTCGGTTCAGGATATTTGCGACATTCTGCGCATTCCGCTTATCGGCGTGATTCCCGAATCGCAAAACGTGTTGCAGGCATCTAACGCCGGCGAACCGGTAATCCACCAGCAAGACGCCGTTGCCGCCGAAGCCTATAAAGACGTGATTGCCCGCCTGCTCGGCGAAAACCGCGAAATGCGTTTCCTCGACGCCGAGAAAAAAGGCTTCTTCAAACGACTGTTCGGAGGTTAA
- the minE gene encoding cell division topological specificity factor MinE gives MSLIDMLFGRKPKTANVARDRLQIIIAQERAQEEAPDYLPTLRKELLEVLSKYVHASLDDIRISQEKHNGMDVLELNITLPEQKKV, from the coding sequence ATGTCGTTGATTGATATGCTTTTTGGCAGAAAGCCCAAAACCGCCAATGTCGCCCGCGACCGTCTGCAAATCATCATTGCGCAGGAGCGCGCGCAGGAAGAAGCGCCCGACTACCTGCCGACTTTGCGCAAAGAATTGCTGGAAGTCTTGTCGAAATACGTTCACGCCTCTTTAGATGATATCCGTATTTCGCAGGAAAAACACAACGGTATGGACGTTCTCGAACTCAACATCACGCTGCCGGAACAAAAAAAGGTTTGA
- a CDS encoding LysR substrate-binding domain-containing protein translates to MTLTELRYIVAVAQERHFGRAARRCFVSQPTLSIAIKKLEEELSVSLFDRSSNDIITTDAGERIVAQARRVLEEADLIKHLANEEQNELEGSFKLGLIFTVAPYLLPKLIVSLREVAPKMPLMLEENYTHILTESLKRGDVDAIVVAEPFHETGIVTEPLYDEPFFVIVPKGHHFEELDSVTPHLLAQEQVLLLTEGNCMRDQILSSCSELAAKQKIQGLTNTLQGSSINTIRHMVASGLAISVMPATALTENDHLLFSIIPFEAPAPQRRVVLAYRRNFVRPKALTALHSAILGSHLNGVSFVKE, encoded by the coding sequence ATGACGCTGACCGAACTGCGTTACATCGTTGCCGTCGCGCAGGAGCGCCATTTCGGCCGCGCCGCGCGCCGCTGCTTTGTCAGCCAGCCCACCCTTTCCATCGCCATCAAAAAGCTGGAAGAAGAGCTGTCGGTATCGCTGTTTGACCGCAGCAGCAACGACATCATCACTACCGACGCGGGCGAGCGCATCGTCGCCCAAGCCCGCCGCGTATTGGAAGAGGCCGATTTAATCAAACATTTGGCCAACGAAGAGCAAAACGAGCTCGAAGGCTCGTTCAAACTCGGCCTCATCTTCACCGTTGCCCCCTATCTTCTGCCCAAGCTGATTGTATCGTTGCGCGAAGTCGCTCCCAAAATGCCGCTGATGCTCGAAGAAAACTACACCCACATCCTGACCGAATCGCTCAAGCGCGGCGATGTGGATGCCATCGTCGTCGCCGAGCCGTTTCACGAAACCGGCATCGTGACCGAACCCCTATACGACGAACCTTTCTTCGTCATCGTTCCCAAAGGCCACCACTTTGAAGAACTCGATTCCGTCACTCCGCACCTCTTGGCTCAAGAACAGGTTTTGCTGCTGACCGAAGGCAACTGTATGCGCGACCAGATTTTATCAAGCTGTTCCGAGCTGGCCGCCAAACAGAAAATCCAAGGCTTGACCAACACCCTGCAAGGCAGCTCGATCAACACCATCCGCCACATGGTTGCCAGCGGCCTCGCCATCAGCGTCATGCCCGCCACCGCGCTGACCGAAAATGACCACCTGCTGTTCAGCATCATCCCGTTTGAAGCGCCCGCCCCGCAGCGCCGCGTCGTCTTGGCCTACCGCCGCAACTTCGTGCGCCCCAAAGCCCTGACCGCCCTGCACAGCGCCATTTTAGGCTCGCATCTCAACGGCGTGAGTTTCGTAAAAGAATAG
- a CDS encoding type II toxin-antitoxin system Phd/YefM family antitoxin, with the protein MHTYSSREFNQRTSQAQKAAHSGPVFITNRGKPDLVLISHEEYLRLSGKFQSALDVLTNIEPDASEIELEIPPRSRAQRRPVEFD; encoded by the coding sequence ATGCACACATACAGCAGCCGCGAATTCAACCAACGCACCAGCCAAGCCCAAAAAGCTGCGCACAGCGGGCCCGTTTTCATTACCAACCGCGGCAAACCCGATTTGGTATTAATCAGTCATGAAGAGTATTTACGGCTTTCGGGGAAATTCCAATCCGCGCTCGACGTTTTAACCAATATCGAACCCGATGCCAGCGAAATCGAGCTCGAAATTCCCCCGCGCAGCAGAGCGCAGCGCCGTCCCGTGGAGTTTGACTGA
- a CDS encoding type II toxin-antitoxin system VapC family toxin: MYLLDTNAISEMRKAKRGKADEGFTEWLSKADKTFFYTSAVVMMELECGVLSMERKDKAQGAVLRAWLEAVKADLFYCRILPIDETTAEICATLHIPDKSPENDSWIAATAKQHRLILITRNETDFERTGVKLFNPFSG, encoded by the coding sequence ATGTATCTGCTCGACACCAACGCAATCAGCGAAATGCGCAAAGCCAAGCGCGGCAAGGCTGATGAAGGATTTACCGAATGGCTGTCCAAAGCAGACAAAACATTTTTCTACACCAGCGCCGTCGTCATGATGGAACTCGAGTGCGGCGTCTTGAGCATGGAGCGCAAAGACAAAGCGCAAGGCGCGGTATTGCGCGCATGGTTGGAAGCCGTTAAGGCCGACTTATTCTACTGCCGCATCCTGCCCATCGACGAAACCACCGCCGAAATCTGCGCCACCCTGCACATCCCCGACAAAAGTCCCGAAAACGACTCATGGATCGCCGCCACCGCCAAACAACACCGCCTGATCCTGATTACCCGCAACGAAACCGATTTCGAGCGCACGGGCGTGAAGCTGTTTAACCCGTTTAGCGGCTGA
- a CDS encoding type II toxin-antitoxin system RelB/DinJ family antitoxin — protein sequence MASTNFNIRLEQSLKDRAFPVIESYGLTPAQAFKLFLNQVAETNTLPLSFDYRKNRLTPQAEARLRQSAEEMADGSFTESSFEEWIGQSKDA from the coding sequence ATGGCTTCCACCAATTTCAACATCCGGCTCGAGCAAAGCCTGAAAGACCGCGCATTTCCCGTTATCGAAAGCTACGGCCTGACGCCCGCGCAGGCATTCAAGCTGTTTCTAAACCAAGTTGCCGAAACCAACACCCTGCCGCTTTCTTTCGATTACCGCAAAAACAGACTGACTCCGCAGGCAGAGGCCAGATTGCGCCAATCCGCAGAAGAAATGGCAGACGGCAGTTTTACAGAAAGCAGCTTTGAAGAATGGATAGGGCAATCCAAAGATGCGTAA
- a CDS encoding type II toxin-antitoxin system YafQ family toxin, with the protein MRKIKKSRSFDKDFKKHGLSENLIEALYHLIHEQPLPEKYRDHALAGNFKGYRDCHIRPDLVLIYRLTDDAVELHMLDSHSEIFG; encoded by the coding sequence ATGCGTAAAATCAAAAAGTCCCGTTCGTTTGACAAAGATTTCAAAAAACACGGCTTGAGTGAAAACCTGATTGAAGCCCTATACCACCTGATTCATGAACAACCCCTGCCTGAAAAATACCGTGACCATGCGTTGGCCGGTAATTTCAAAGGCTACCGCGACTGCCATATCAGACCCGATTTAGTATTGATTTACCGTCTGACCGACGATGCAGTAGAGCTGCATATGCTCGATTCACATTCAGAAATCTTCGGCTGA
- a CDS encoding pilin, whose translation MKAIQKGFTLIELMIVVAIIGILAAIALPAYQDYTARAQISEAVSLADGQKAAVTEYYADKGQFPTSNKEAGIASSSTITGKYVKNVTVKADGVITALMKSSGVASGVTGASIVLTPKANNGSVSWTCDAKKGTADLEDKYIPAACR comes from the coding sequence ATGAAAGCAATCCAAAAAGGTTTCACCCTGATCGAGTTGATGATCGTTGTCGCGATTATCGGTATTTTGGCCGCCATCGCTCTGCCGGCTTACCAAGACTACACTGCCCGCGCGCAGATTTCTGAAGCTGTAAGCTTGGCTGACGGTCAAAAAGCAGCGGTAACCGAATACTATGCCGATAAAGGTCAATTCCCGACAAGTAATAAGGAAGCCGGTATCGCTTCATCCTCTACCATTACCGGTAAATATGTAAAAAATGTGACTGTTAAGGCTGACGGTGTGATTACTGCACTGATGAAAAGTTCAGGTGTGGCTTCAGGTGTTACCGGTGCCTCCATCGTTCTGACTCCGAAAGCTAACAATGGTTCTGTTTCTTGGACATGTGATGCTAAAAAAGGTACTGCTGATTTGGAAGACAAATACATTCCTGCTGCCTGCCGTTAA
- a CDS encoding pilin — translation MLKLIQRGFTLIELMVVMAVIGILAAIALPMYHQYAARAQISEALIFASSVKADISTAYFGQGWTTMVNYSGSNSPHGRYLKSIEVSNTGIIKMTMNNQANEVIRNKTLTLVPKVNANGVAENVIEWECDSSAADAIPKNFLPSPCR, via the coding sequence ATGCTAAAACTCATACAGCGCGGGTTTACGCTTATCGAGCTGATGGTCGTGATGGCCGTTATCGGCATTTTGGCGGCGATTGCGCTGCCGATGTACCACCAATATGCAGCGCGCGCGCAGATTTCGGAGGCGTTGATTTTTGCCAGCAGCGTTAAGGCAGACATCAGTACGGCTTATTTCGGGCAGGGGTGGACGACCATGGTCAATTACAGCGGCTCAAACAGCCCGCACGGGCGCTATTTGAAAAGCATCGAGGTCAGCAATACGGGGATAATCAAGATGACGATGAATAATCAGGCTAACGAGGTTATTCGGAATAAAACGCTGACGCTGGTGCCGAAAGTCAATGCAAATGGTGTGGCGGAAAATGTTATCGAATGGGAATGCGATTCTTCGGCGGCGGATGCGATTCCGAAGAATTTTCTGCCTTCTCCCTGCCGTTAA
- a CDS encoding sulfatase-like hydrolase/transferase — MSVYAMLHKEYALPKFSFRLLVMALLLVLLPNVAFLSAAYFTNTARPLLNLDYFWAALLFVLPWRFAKFTGLLLFWLAALFDTLMMVMQLFPFMDLLGAIYLAPFIMKAPFLYQALTVFLLGYLFLIPMFLGKIAGKTNIYHVLYVCVPLFVAAYFTGHLQYHHRSNVAILFGGNNFYYAKSQYALYRENQDFDFLKAADNEPVLLEESRERASLRLSKPTAKKILFIVNESWGQPKNSKLQDAVLEKIYAEKSLFSQVETGYFRAIGATVEGELRELCGFGGARGFSFRRTPAEKFSKCMPNILQKQGYKTIALHGASGQLYDRYAWYPKAGFNKIQTAEYMMGKPTCEAFGGVCDRVLYDEVKQGFRQNDKLFFYWLTLSTHADYSEKDLYNQRLKCEDFQLPSDTLLCRNFRLQAQFFDGLAALLKQPEMKGAEVIVVGDHSPPVINIGEVFKYLEEGDVAWLHLKVKE; from the coding sequence ATGTCTGTATATGCGATGCTACATAAAGAATATGCGCTGCCTAAATTCTCGTTTCGCCTGCTGGTAATGGCGTTGCTGCTGGTTTTGCTGCCGAATGTTGCTTTTCTTTCAGCTGCCTACTTTACCAATACAGCCCGCCCGTTGCTGAATTTGGATTATTTTTGGGCAGCGCTGCTGTTTGTTTTGCCGTGGCGTTTCGCAAAATTTACCGGCTTATTGCTGTTTTGGCTTGCAGCGCTGTTTGATACGTTGATGATGGTCATGCAGCTTTTCCCGTTTATGGATTTGCTGGGGGCGATTTACCTTGCGCCGTTTATTATGAAGGCCCCTTTCCTGTATCAGGCGTTGACGGTATTTTTGCTGGGCTATCTGTTTCTTATTCCTATGTTTTTAGGGAAAATTGCGGGTAAAACGAATATTTACCATGTTTTATACGTGTGCGTTCCGCTGTTTGTTGCAGCATATTTTACGGGGCATCTGCAATACCATCATCGGAGTAATGTGGCCATTCTGTTTGGCGGCAATAATTTCTATTATGCAAAAAGTCAATATGCGCTTTATCGGGAAAATCAGGATTTCGATTTTTTAAAAGCGGCAGACAACGAGCCGGTTTTGCTTGAGGAAAGCCGCGAACGAGCAAGCTTACGGCTTTCAAAGCCGACGGCAAAAAAAATACTGTTTATCGTCAATGAATCTTGGGGACAGCCGAAAAACAGCAAACTCCAAGACGCGGTATTGGAAAAGATTTATGCGGAAAAATCACTTTTTTCCCAAGTAGAGACGGGATATTTCCGCGCTATCGGGGCAACTGTCGAAGGGGAATTGAGGGAATTGTGCGGTTTTGGCGGGGCGAGGGGCTTTTCGTTCCGACGGACTCCTGCCGAGAAATTTTCCAAATGTATGCCGAATATATTGCAAAAACAGGGCTATAAAACCATCGCGCTGCATGGTGCGAGCGGACAGCTTTACGACCGCTATGCTTGGTATCCTAAAGCGGGATTCAACAAGATTCAGACGGCGGAATATATGATGGGCAAGCCGACCTGCGAAGCATTTGGCGGGGTTTGCGACCGTGTCTTGTATGATGAAGTCAAACAGGGATTCCGCCAAAACGATAAATTATTTTTCTACTGGCTGACGCTGAGCACCCATGCCGACTATTCTGAAAAAGATTTATATAACCAAAGATTGAAATGCGAAGATTTCCAATTACCGAGCGATACCCTGCTTTGTCGGAATTTCCGTCTCCAAGCCCAGTTTTTCGACGGATTGGCAGCTTTGTTGAAACAGCCGGAAATGAAGGGGGCTGAAGTGATTGTGGTAGGCGACCACTCTCCGCCAGTCATTAATATCGGCGAGGTATTTAAATACCTTGAAGAGGGAGATGTCGCTTGGCTGCATTTGAAAGTTAAGGAATAA
- a CDS encoding transcriptional regulator: MYTIIETPIFTRLCDDILDEEERGELAVYLAEHPLSGDVVPKSGGCRKLRWQRRGLGKRGGARIIYFNRLENGEIHLLLIYAKAKNENIPAHILLKLREELL, from the coding sequence ATGTACACGATTATTGAAACGCCGATTTTTACCCGTTTATGCGATGATATTTTGGATGAGGAGGAGCGGGGCGAGTTGGCGGTTTATTTGGCGGAACATCCGTTGTCCGGTGATGTTGTGCCGAAAAGCGGCGGTTGCCGGAAATTGCGCTGGCAGCGTCGTGGGTTGGGTAAGCGTGGCGGCGCGAGGATTATTTATTTCAACCGTTTGGAAAACGGGGAAATCCATCTTTTGCTGATTTATGCGAAAGCCAAAAATGAGAATATTCCTGCGCACATTTTGCTCAAATTGAGAGAGGAGTTGTTATGA
- a CDS encoding helix-turn-helix domain-containing protein, with the protein MNLKDVDAAEHEFTGAELGELLLESVRQMKAGEVSRVCHVAVSEAVKARHKTGMSQSEFAKVLGVSVRTLQGWEQGRRQPSGAAATLLKIASRHPEALLELR; encoded by the coding sequence ATGAATCTGAAAGATGTTGATGCTGCAGAGCATGAGTTTACGGGTGCGGAGCTTGGGGAATTGCTGCTGGAATCCGTGCGGCAGATGAAAGCGGGCGAGGTCAGCAGGGTTTGTCATGTGGCGGTAAGCGAGGCTGTGAAGGCCAGACATAAAACGGGTATGAGCCAAAGTGAATTTGCGAAGGTGTTGGGCGTGTCGGTCAGAACGCTGCAAGGCTGGGAGCAGGGTAGGCGCCAGCCGAGCGGAGCTGCGGCGACGTTGCTGAAAATTGCCAGCAGACATCCGGAGGCTTTGTTGGAGCTGCGTTGA
- a CDS encoding competence/damage-inducible protein A — MPDRFNLIIIGDEILHGSRQDKHFAFFKNLLESHGLKLNQVQYLPDEPGLLIKQLQRSFSDGLPTFVTGGIGATPDDHTRQAAAAALGVPIVRHPEAAALIDGVTLKRGEPTDTPEHCQRLKMADFPQGAEIVPNPFNNIAGFSIARHYFFPGFPVMAHPMAEWVLETHYADRFHQTERGQRSIYIFGQPESRITPVMEHIQTAYPGIAAFSLPSVGRTLSDGRTVPPHIDFGIKAEGSACRQLDDAWADALARLRTLGADLQETAE, encoded by the coding sequence ATGCCCGACCGCTTCAACCTCATCATCATCGGCGACGAAATCCTACACGGCAGCCGCCAAGACAAACATTTCGCGTTTTTCAAAAACCTGCTCGAAAGCCACGGCCTCAAATTGAACCAAGTCCAATACCTGCCCGACGAACCCGGATTATTAATCAAACAACTACAGCGCAGCTTTTCAGACGGACTGCCGACGTTTGTTACCGGCGGCATCGGCGCCACGCCCGACGACCACACGCGCCAGGCCGCAGCCGCCGCATTGGGCGTTCCCATCGTCCGCCATCCCGAAGCCGCCGCGCTGATCGACGGCGTTACCCTCAAGCGCGGCGAACCGACGGACACGCCCGAACACTGCCAGCGCCTGAAAATGGCCGACTTCCCGCAAGGCGCGGAAATCGTTCCCAATCCGTTCAACAACATCGCCGGATTTTCCATTGCCCGACACTATTTCTTCCCCGGCTTCCCCGTCATGGCGCACCCGATGGCCGAATGGGTTTTGGAAACACATTACGCCGACCGCTTCCACCAAACCGAACGCGGACAGCGCAGCATCTACATCTTCGGCCAACCCGAATCACGCATCACGCCCGTCATGGAACACATTCAGACTGCCTACCCCGGCATCGCCGCCTTCAGCCTGCCCAGCGTCGGCCGGACACTTTCAGACGGCCGCACCGTCCCGCCGCACATCGACTTCGGCATCAAAGCCGAAGGCAGCGCCTGCCGACAACTCGACGACGCCTGGGCAGACGCTCTCGCCCGCCTGCGCACATTGGGCGCGGATTTACAGGAAACGGCGGAGTAA
- the argG gene encoding argininosuccinate synthase, which produces MSQNHTILQSLPVGQKVGIAFSGGLDTSAALLWMKLKGALPYAYTANLGQPDEDDYNAIPQKAMEYGAENARLIDCRAQLAHEGIAAIQCGAFHVSTGGIAYFNTTPLGRAVTGTMLVSAMKEDDVNIWGDGSTYKGNDIERFYRYGLITNPALRIYKPWLDQQFIDELGGRHEMSEFLIANGFNYKMSVEKAYSTDSNMLGATHEAKDLEFLNSGIKIVKPIMGVAFWDENVEVKPEEVSVRFEEGVPVALNGKEFADPVELFLEANRIGGRHGLGMSDQIENRIIEAKSRGIYEAPGMALFHIAYERLVTGIHNEDTIEQYRINGLRLGRLLYQGRWFDSQALMLRETAQRWVAKAVTGEVTLELRRGNDYSILNTESPNLTYQPERLSMEKVEGAAFTPLDRIGQLTMRNLDITDTRAKLGIYSQSGLLQPGEGSVLPQLGDKK; this is translated from the coding sequence ATGAGCCAAAACCACACCATTCTGCAATCCCTCCCCGTCGGCCAAAAAGTCGGTATCGCATTTTCAGGCGGCTTGGATACTTCCGCCGCCCTGTTATGGATGAAACTGAAAGGCGCGCTGCCTTACGCCTACACCGCCAACCTCGGCCAGCCCGACGAAGACGATTACAACGCCATTCCGCAAAAAGCGATGGAATACGGTGCGGAAAACGCGCGCTTAATCGACTGCCGCGCGCAGTTGGCGCACGAGGGCATCGCGGCGATCCAATGCGGCGCGTTCCACGTTTCCACCGGCGGCATCGCCTATTTCAACACCACGCCTTTAGGCCGCGCAGTAACCGGCACCATGCTGGTGTCGGCGATGAAGGAAGACGACGTGAACATCTGGGGCGACGGCTCGACCTACAAAGGCAACGACATTGAGCGTTTCTACCGCTACGGCTTGATCACCAACCCCGCGCTGCGCATCTACAAACCCTGGCTCGACCAGCAGTTCATCGACGAACTCGGCGGCCGCCACGAAATGAGCGAATTTCTGATTGCTAACGGTTTCAACTACAAAATGTCGGTCGAAAAAGCCTATTCCACCGACTCCAACATGCTCGGCGCGACCCACGAAGCCAAAGATTTGGAATTTTTAAATTCAGGCATCAAAATCGTGAAACCGATTATGGGCGTGGCGTTCTGGGACGAAAACGTCGAAGTGAAGCCCGAAGAAGTGAGCGTGCGCTTTGAAGAAGGCGTGCCGGTTGCGCTGAACGGCAAAGAGTTTGCCGACCCCGTGGAATTGTTCTTGGAAGCCAACCGCATCGGCGGCCGCCACGGTTTGGGCATGAGCGACCAAATCGAAAACCGTATCATCGAAGCCAAATCGCGCGGCATTTACGAAGCCCCCGGCATGGCGCTGTTCCATATTGCCTACGAGCGTCTCGTTACCGGCATCCACAACGAAGACACCATCGAACAATACCGCATCAACGGCCTGCGCTTGGGCCGACTGCTCTATCAAGGCCGCTGGTTTGACAGCCAGGCGCTGATGCTGCGCGAAACCGCCCAACGCTGGGTGGCCAAAGCCGTTACCGGCGAAGTTACGCTGGAACTGCGCCGCGGCAACGACTATTCGATTCTGAACACCGAATCGCCGAACCTGACCTACCAGCCGGAACGCCTGAGCATGGAAAAAGTCGAAGGCGCCGCATTCACCCCGCTCGACCGCATCGGACAGCTCACCATGCGCAACCTCGACATCACCGACACCCGCGCCAAACTGGGCATTTATTCGCAAAGCGGTCTGCTGCAACCGGGCGAAGGCTCGGTTTTGCCGCAACTGGGTGACAAAAAATAA
- a CDS encoding DUF488 domain-containing protein encodes MFTVQRIYDYRPDGNPAVFIDRLYPRGVTKEKFAAAEWLKDITPSTALRRRYHEDPEQNFSGFATRYHEELQGEAQQRAIAHLLTLEKQHRSVRTFPRWPNI; translated from the coding sequence ATGTTTACCGTCCAACGCATTTACGATTACCGGCCCGACGGCAACCCCGCCGTCTTTATCGACCGCCTCTACCCGCGCGGCGTGACCAAAGAAAAATTCGCCGCCGCCGAATGGCTGAAAGACATCACACCAAGCACAGCGCTGCGGCGCCGGTATCACGAAGATCCCGAACAGAATTTCAGCGGTTTCGCTACCCGCTACCACGAAGAATTGCAGGGCGAAGCGCAACAGCGCGCCATCGCGCATCTTTTGACATTGGAAAAACAACACCGCAGCGTTCGCACGTTTCCGCGTTGGCCGAATATTTAG
- the rsmI gene encoding 16S rRNA (cytidine(1402)-2'-O)-methyltransferase — MFQKHYQKACDSLAAQTLYVVATPIGNLADITLRALAVLANADVVCAEDTRVTAQLLAAYGIQAKLVSVREHNEQQMADKIIAFLSDGLTVAQVSDAGTPAVCDPGAKLAERVREAGFAVVPIVGASAVMGALSVAGVAEPNFHFNGFLPPKSGERQKLFAQWAAADYPIIMFETPHRIEAALADMAAAFPERRLTLAREITKTFETFLSGSITDIQTALQTDNNQSRGEMVLILHPAPPQKHSDLPESARNIMKILAEELPTKQAAALTAKITGESKKALYDLALGWKE, encoded by the coding sequence ATGTTTCAAAAACACTATCAAAAAGCCTGCGACAGCCTTGCCGCGCAGACATTATACGTTGTCGCCACGCCCATCGGCAATTTGGCCGACATTACCCTGCGCGCGCTCGCCGTCTTAGCCAACGCCGACGTCGTCTGCGCCGAAGACACCCGCGTCACCGCCCAACTGCTCGCCGCCTACGGCATACAGGCCAAACTCGTCAGCGTGCGCGAACACAACGAGCAGCAGATGGCCGACAAAATCATCGCCTTCCTTTCAGACGGCCTCACCGTCGCCCAAGTCTCCGACGCCGGCACCCCCGCCGTCTGCGACCCCGGCGCCAAACTCGCCGAACGCGTACGCGAAGCCGGATTTGCCGTCGTCCCCATCGTCGGCGCCAGCGCCGTCATGGGCGCATTGAGCGTCGCCGGTGTCGCCGAACCAAACTTCCATTTCAACGGCTTCCTCCCGCCCAAATCCGGCGAACGGCAGAAACTCTTCGCCCAATGGGCGGCAGCCGACTACCCCATAATCATGTTCGAAACCCCGCACCGCATCGAAGCCGCCCTCGCCGACATGGCCGCCGCTTTCCCCGAACGCCGCCTCACCCTTGCCCGCGAAATTACCAAAACCTTCGAAACCTTCCTCAGCGGCAGCATCACCGACATTCAGACGGCCTTGCAAACCGACAATAACCAAAGCCGCGGCGAAATGGTGCTCATCCTCCACCCCGCCCCGCCGCAAAAACACAGCGACCTGCCCGAATCCGCCCGCAACATCATGAAAATCCTCGCCGAAGAACTCCCCACCAAACAAGCCGCCGCCCTGACCGCGAAGATTACGGGCGAGAGCAAAAAAGCGCTGTATGACTTGGCGTTGGGGTGGAAGGAATGA